One segment of Rosa chinensis cultivar Old Blush chromosome 6, RchiOBHm-V2, whole genome shotgun sequence DNA contains the following:
- the LOC121050170 gene encoding uncharacterized protein LOC121050170, with translation MQNIRKEDVQVTLWGDVARTVNVDGIRTTPPPALAVFTSLKVTKYPNKIALSNTGNTFFFLNPDIKEAEDYKHYFGEPHHAAHILSSQPKQPRTPAELQAVKQMSVSDLNICDPNNYKNIPVNCTAKIGKFVPEERWFYLACPKCFKEMRKKPQSQLLICTEHDMQQPLYRFIVTALITDEASAIIKGKQAEELFGTTCEDLILNQIYYHQKFSE, from the exons ATGCAGAATATACG AAAAGAAGATGTACAAGTCACTTTGTGGGGAGACGTTGCACGCACAGTTAATGTTGATGGTATTAGGACAACGCCTCCACCTGCACTTGCGGTTTTTACAAGCCTTAAGGTTACCAAGTATCCAA ACAAAATTGCACTATCAAACACAGGGAACACCTTCTTTTTCCTGAATCCAGATATCAAAGAGGCTGAGGACTACAAACATTA CTTTGGCGAACCTCATCATGCTGCACACATTTTATCAAGCCAACCCAAACAACCAAGGACTCCGGCAGAATTACAGGCTGTCAAACAGATGTCTGTCTCAGATTTAAACATCTGTGATCCAAACAACTATAAG AATATACCGGTAAATTGCACAGCGAAGATAGGCAAATTTGTGCCAGAAGAAAGGTGGTTCTATTTAGCTTGCCCAAAATGCTtcaaggaaatgaggaaaaagCCACAAAGCCAATTACTAATCTGTACAGAACATGATATGCAGCAACCTCTTTACAG ATTCATAGTAACTGCATTGATAACTGATGAGGCATCAGCTATCATAAAGGGGAAACAAGCGGAGGAACTATTTGGTACGACATGTGAGGACCTCATCCTCAACCAAATATACTACCACCAGAAATTCTCCGAATAG